Proteins encoded in a region of the Streptomyces violaceoruber genome:
- a CDS encoding D-tagatose-bisphosphate aldolase, class II, non-catalytic subunit: protein MQSPLDEVVRRQKAGRPQGITSVCSAHPLVIEAAVLQARETGGPVLVEATSNQVDQYGGYTGLRPADFRDLVYGIATEHGLPLDRVVLGGDHLGPNRWQSLTPDEAMGQADALVAAYAEAGFTKIHLDCSFACAGDPAPLTDDVVAERAARLIRVAEDTVGPERAERIRYVIGTEVPTPGGAHETLGALVPTTPEAARTTLEQHRKAFARHGVEGAWPRVMALVVQPAVEFDHLRVVDYRREATEELRKVLDDEPTMVYEAHSTDYQTAEALTALVEDHWAVLKVGPGLTFALREALFALAAIEDELVPAGERSRLPEVVERRMLAEPAQWEGYYPGGDAEQRLARRYSYSDRMRYYWTDPEIEAAQARLLANLSAAAVPLPLLSAHLPLQYARVRRGELAPRPRELAVDHVRDVLRDYDRAADQNRNQNQREFV, encoded by the coding sequence GAAGGCCGGACGACCACAGGGCATCACCTCCGTGTGCTCGGCCCATCCGCTGGTCATCGAGGCGGCCGTGCTGCAGGCACGCGAGACCGGTGGTCCGGTACTGGTGGAGGCGACCTCGAACCAGGTCGACCAGTACGGCGGCTACACGGGCCTGCGGCCCGCGGACTTCCGTGACCTCGTGTACGGCATCGCGACGGAACACGGTCTGCCGCTGGACCGCGTCGTTCTCGGCGGCGACCATCTCGGACCGAACCGGTGGCAGTCCCTGACGCCCGACGAGGCGATGGGGCAGGCCGACGCACTGGTCGCGGCCTACGCGGAGGCGGGCTTCACCAAGATCCACCTGGACTGCAGCTTCGCCTGCGCCGGTGACCCCGCACCACTGACCGACGACGTGGTCGCCGAACGCGCCGCGCGTCTGATCCGGGTGGCCGAGGACACGGTGGGCCCGGAGCGGGCGGAGCGGATCCGGTATGTGATCGGTACCGAGGTGCCGACGCCCGGCGGCGCGCACGAGACGCTCGGCGCTCTGGTGCCCACCACGCCCGAGGCGGCGCGCACGACCCTGGAGCAGCACCGGAAGGCGTTCGCCCGGCACGGCGTCGAAGGGGCCTGGCCCCGCGTCATGGCCCTGGTGGTGCAGCCGGCCGTGGAGTTCGACCACCTGCGGGTCGTCGACTACCGGCGGGAGGCGACCGAGGAACTGCGCAAGGTCCTCGACGACGAGCCCACCATGGTCTACGAGGCCCACTCGACCGACTACCAGACCGCCGAGGCGCTCACCGCGCTGGTCGAGGACCACTGGGCGGTCCTCAAGGTGGGCCCCGGTCTGACCTTCGCCCTGCGCGAGGCCCTGTTCGCCCTCGCCGCGATCGAGGACGAGCTGGTGCCGGCCGGCGAGCGGTCACGGCTGCCCGAGGTCGTCGAGCGGCGGATGCTCGCCGAGCCCGCCCAGTGGGAGGGCTACTACCCCGGCGGCGACGCCGAGCAGCGCCTCGCACGCCGCTACAGCTACAGCGACCGGATGCGCTACTACTGGACCGACCCCGAGATCGAAGCGGCCCAGGCCCGTCTGCTGGCCAACCTCTCGGCCGCGGCCGTCCCGTTGCCCCTGCTCAGCGCGCACCTTCCGCTCCAGTACGCCCGGGTCCGCCGCGGCGAGCTCGCCCCGCGCCCGCGCGAACTGGCCGTGGACCACGTCCGCGACGTCCTGCGCGACTACGACCGCGCCGCCGACCAGAACCGGAACCAGAACCAGAGGGAGTTCGTGTGA
- a CDS encoding AgaS family sugar isomerase, with protein sequence MTTPPGTLPVDDSAVHTVREIAQQPALWREVDRIVGASREALDAFLDPLVARGDLRVVLTGAGTSAFAGQVLQPSLARHLGRRVDAVPTTDLVADPRGCLAEDLPTLLVSFARSGDSPESVAATALADQVLSEVHHLVITCNEQGRLAREHTRRPRSHVLLMPAASNDRGFAMTSSFTCMTLAALLALGKDARDGVAERLARAAESIIEDGAADRTAGALVDRAPERIVFLGSGPLKGLAEESALKVLELTGGTLMAVAESSLGFRHGPKAVLNERSVAVVYVSNDPYTRRYDHDIVAELRGNLPVGSVVAVSAESGAGTEGADAWPLPGLGDVEDAALALPAVVYAQLIALRASQARGLRPDNPFPSGEVNRVVQGVTLHSLND encoded by the coding sequence GTGACCACGCCCCCCGGCACGCTGCCCGTCGACGACAGCGCCGTCCACACCGTCCGTGAGATCGCCCAGCAGCCCGCCCTGTGGCGGGAGGTCGACCGGATCGTCGGAGCCTCCAGGGAAGCGCTGGACGCGTTCCTGGATCCGCTCGTGGCACGCGGCGACCTGCGCGTGGTGCTCACCGGCGCCGGGACCTCCGCGTTCGCCGGCCAGGTGCTCCAGCCCTCCCTGGCACGGCACCTGGGGCGGCGCGTCGACGCGGTTCCCACCACGGACCTCGTCGCCGACCCCCGCGGGTGCCTCGCCGAGGACCTGCCCACGCTGCTGGTCTCCTTCGCACGGTCGGGTGACAGCCCGGAGTCCGTCGCCGCCACCGCCCTGGCCGACCAGGTCCTCTCCGAGGTGCACCACCTCGTGATCACCTGCAACGAGCAGGGCCGCCTGGCGCGCGAGCACACGCGGCGGCCGCGGTCGCACGTGCTGCTGATGCCGGCCGCGTCCAACGACCGCGGCTTCGCCATGACGTCGAGCTTCACCTGCATGACGCTCGCGGCCCTGCTCGCCCTGGGCAAGGACGCCCGCGACGGGGTCGCCGAACGCCTGGCACGGGCAGCGGAGTCGATCATCGAGGACGGCGCCGCCGACCGCACGGCCGGCGCCCTGGTGGACCGCGCACCCGAGCGCATCGTCTTCCTCGGCAGCGGCCCGCTGAAGGGCCTCGCCGAGGAGTCGGCGCTGAAGGTGCTGGAGCTCACCGGCGGGACGCTCATGGCCGTCGCGGAGTCGTCGCTGGGCTTCCGGCACGGTCCCAAGGCGGTGCTCAACGAACGCTCGGTCGCGGTGGTGTACGTGTCGAACGACCCGTACACCCGCCGGTACGACCACGACATCGTCGCGGAGCTGCGCGGAAACCTTCCCGTCGGCAGCGTCGTCGCGGTGTCCGCGGAGAGCGGCGCGGGAACGGAGGGCGCCGACGCCTGGCCGCTCCCGGGCCTCGGCGACGTCGAGGACGCCGCCCTGGCACTGCCCGCCGTGGTGTACGCCCAGCTCATCGCCCTGCGCGCCTCCCAGGCCCGGGGTCTGCGGCCCGACAACCCGTTCCCCTCGGGTGAGGTCAACCGCGTGGTGCAGGGCGTGACCCTGCACTCCTTGAACGACTGA